GAAGAGTCAACTGTCGCTAATGCTGCGCGAATGGTATATGCACCCGAACGGACAACTGCCCGCTTACGAATGGGCTTTCGGGGACGTGAATCCTCCGGTGCATGCATGGGCAGTGTGGAGGGTATATCGAATCGAAGAACGGCGGCGAGGCACAGGTGATCTCAGATTCCTTGAATCTGCATTTCACAAACTCTTGCTGAATTTTACCTGGTGGGTCAATCAAAAGGATGCCGATGGCCTGAACGTCTTTGAAGGTGGGTTTCTAGGCCTCGACAACATCGGGGTCTTTGATCGAAGCTCACCGCTTCCGGTGGCTGGTTTAATCGAGCAGTCCGACGGCACGAGCTGGATGGCAATGTATACCCTCAACATGCTCACGATCGCCTCCGAATTGGCTCGATACAATCCCGCCTACGAAGACGTGGCCAGCAAGTTCTGGGAGCACTTCCTCTACATCGCCCACGCAATGACCCATATTTGCGCTGACGGAAAAGGACTTTGGGATAGTGAAGACGGCTTCTTCTACGACGTCCTGTATTCGAAGAGTGGGGATTGGGAACGAATGAAGGTGAGATCCCTGGTAGGGCTGACGCCTTTGTTTGCGGTGGATACTTTGGAATCGGCCGATCTGGACAGAATGCCCGACTTTACGCACCGGCTGAACTGGTTCGTCAAGAATCGGCCTGACCTCACTTCAAATATCGCCCGTATGCATGGCGGCCAGAATGACCGTCTACTCCTGTCGATCATTGACGAAGAACGGCTTCGCGGGATTCTTCGCCTCATGTTGGACGAAAACGAATTTCTGTCCCCATACGGAGTGCGAGCATTGTCGCGGAGCCATCTCGAATCCCCCTACATCAAATACGTCGGTGGCACAGAGTATCGCGTTGACTATGAGCCCGCTGAGTCAACTTCCGGACTATTCGGTGGCAATTCCAACTGGCGTGGACCGATTTGGTTTCCGATGAACTATCTCATCATTGAGTCGCTGCAGAAGTATCACTTCTTCTACGGCGACAGATTCAAAGTAGAGTGCCCCACTGGCTCCGGCAGGCTGATGACCCTTGCGCAAGTCTCGGTTGAGCTATCAAACCGTCTGAGCTCCATCTTTTTGAAGAATGAAGCGGGCCTGCGTCCAGTCTACGGGTCCATAGAGAAATTCCAACGCGACCCACACTGGAAGGATCTTCTGCTCTTCTTTGAATACTTTCACGGTGATCACGGGTCGGGTGTGGGCGCAAGTCATCAGACGGGGTGGACCGGGCTCGTGGCAAAACTCTTGCAACAAAGTGGTGGTCAGACACCTGTCTCGAGCACGTACAAATAGTGCACTGCGTGCGACTGTCGATAACGCAAGCCAAATCGAATCAGCCTGAATAGTTTGACGGATCATTTTGTCCTAGGCTTGGGCGGAGTTCACAAATCTATTCACACAGCTAGTATTGGAGGCTCTTGAGATGAAATTTAGGCACATCTTCGTACTTGGATTGATCGCGGCCACAGGAATCGCGAGTCCCGATGTGCACGGGTCGGCGAGAAAAGCAGGCGTTCAAGCCCCCGGCTTTTATCGAATCACGGTAGGCGAAGTGGAGGTCACGGTCTTGTCGGATGGGACCGTTCCACTACCGATGGATCATCTGCTTACCCACACCACACCGGCGCTTGTGGATCAGGCACTCGCTGCATCCTTCATCAAGGAGCCTTATGCAACTTCAGTAAACTGCTTCCTCTTGAACTTCGGTACCAGGCTCGTTCTGATCGATACGGGTGCCGGACTAACCCTTGGTCCAACACTCAATCATCTTATGGCGAATCTTCGGGCGTCTGGGTACGAACCAGATCAGGTTGACGACATCTTCATGACGCACATGCATATCGATCATGAGGGCGGATTGACTAGCAATGGGATAAGAGCGTTTCCTAACGCGATACTCCATGCCGACGACAGAGAGGCAAACTACTGGCTGAATTCGGAAAACGAGAAGCGGGCATCGGATAACGCCGCCAGACATCCTTCGGACCAACAGGCCAAGTTCGTCGAAAATAACTTCGTCGAGACCCGTAAAGCGATACAGCCTTACATCGACGCGGCCCATTTCAAATGGTTCCACGGTGGTGAGGAGGTATTGCCTGGCCTGCGTGCGATAAGCGGGGCGGGCCACACACCCGGACATACCATGTTTGCTCTTGTGAGCGACGGTGCGCGAATTCTATTTTGGGGTGACATCGTCCATGTGGCCGAGGTACAGCTCACCACACCCCAGACAACAATCCTGTTCGATAGTGATCCGATTCAAGCCCGAGGGGAACGTTTCAAGATGCTGAAAGAGGTTGGCTCTCGGAGGGATCTGATCGCCGGCTCACACTTACCATTTCCTGGCGTCGGCCATATACGTATTTCACAACAAGGTTTTACGTTCCTACCGCTCCACTTTATCGGAGAACCGAGCCACAATAAGTGACCAGGATCCTGAGAGCGCAGAGCGGATTCGCAAGCTGAAGATAGTCCTTTTCACAATCCCTGGTTAAGAGCGTGGCGTTTGTCCTGCACGCTCGTCAAAAGATTCGGCCCTTGAGAAGCAGTTCGAACTCGGCGCTCAATTCGTTGCGATGCCGGATAGGCGAGTCCGCGGCTCCAAACGAGTGCTGCCCGGAAAAGTCTCCCCTGATCTCAGGCCGAAACTCGAACCATGGTTTGGGGCGCAGCGTAATACCCGCGGTTGCTTCTCCATAGGAGCCCGGTACTGCGGCCCTTGCTCCATGAGGATCGGCAAACCATTCCAACCGCGTTTGCAACGCGGCAATCCGATTCAGTTCATAGGACGAGATAACGAACGCGTCCTGACTGCCCGAGTTGTGCCGCCCGTTTGCCGAGTCGTGTGGATCAGAAAAATACCCGACGTCGAAAGCTTGATTGAAGCGGGGAGTCCATACTTCGCGCGCCTGCAGTTCAGCAAGTGTCTGCCAGGTTCCAACGTGGTTTGATGCCGCAGCTAGAGGCTTCGGCCCTGTATAGACCGTTATGAGATATTGTTGTTTCCTCTCGGTCGTCGGATGGTAAATAAGTTTGGCCAAATAGCTGGGCGCGCGCCCGCGAAGGATGAAGGATGTGTTGTAGCCCATCGCCGTTCCCAGGACGATGTCGGTTTGCGAATTAGTATGGGCGGTTGCAAATAACGCGGTGCCACTCGAACCATCATGCGTCCAGAAATAGCCGCGGGAATAGAGCTGGTTGTAGGGGGAAAGTGTCGTCTCCACACCTGTGGGAATGTTGATCTTTCCTGCGGTCCAATCGATCCCTTCCCGAAAGAGAATCGGTGTGTGCAATTTGAAGTAGGCTTGCCGGAACTCTGTACCCCATCGCGTGCTATCTGGACCAAAATGGTTTTGCGAGCGGAGGAGAGCTGCGTCAGAGCCTGCATAGAAGTCAGTCCGAAATCCCCACGAAAGAGCCTTAGTCGTTGATCGTTCCAGAACTACCCACGCGGCATCGAGCATGAACTGGTTACTGAATCGATTTGGGGTGGGGGCCTCGGCCACTAGCCCGCTTGCGTTGCTGACGGAAGTGAATCCGCCATCGAGCCATCCAAAGGAGCGAACCCTGTGTTTCTGTCCCCAATCGGAAAGGGCATTCCCACTCAACAACGGCTTCTGGTCTTCTGGGTACCTGCCGAGGGTATAGGTCCTGCGATCCGCGCCAGAGTCGTCGCGCCCGGTCATCTGCCCCATTCCTTTAGGTTCGGAGGACGTTTGCGCGGAGCACATTGCACACCAGGTCAGGAGAAGAATAGATAGCGCGTGGGCTCGAATTGTTACGTGTTTGCTCATCATAATTTCAGTGGTCTTCCAAACCGGCTTACGGCTGCGAGGCTTGCATGGGATCGAGGAGGACGCCTTCAGTGCGTCCGACTGGAGTTGAGTCGATTGAAGTGTGAGGGCCTTGAACGTTTGTCCCGCAATCCGTTGGCAAAACCAAAAAAGGGACCGGAAACCCCGGTCCCTTCGAGCTTTCCCGCTGCAGTAAGCACCGATGGCCGTGCTGCGCGCGTTTGCGACGAGGAATTGCTCTATTTGGTGGGACGCGGAACGGGAACCACTCCGACTTGCTCGTCCTTTGTGTAGGCGGCGCCGAAGTAAGGGAATTCCTTCCGTGTGCGGCTGAGGTCCGGGGAAACGCCATCTGCAAGTGGGGTGTTTGATGCCAGCTGCAGCATGATGTCCATGACGTCATCGCCCAACGGACGACCGTTGAAAGCTGCCTGATCGAACGCAGCTTCCGTGCCGAGTTCATAAGGTAGGACAGAAGGTAAAAGACGGCTTACGACCTGCTTCCCGTATTCGGATGGATTGACCACGGATCCTGCATAGGTAGACATGTTCTGGGCAAATTCAGCAGTCACGCCAGCGTAGTTCGCTACATCGTCAGCCGGTCCAGCAGCGTTGAACTTGTCGATCAATTCTGGCTTTGAAGTATCCGTTAGAAAAATGTGGGTGTACAACGGTAGTCCCCAGCGTTGTACCTGCATCTCAGGCGCATGTCCATACAGTGAAGATGTGGCCCATGCATGCACTTTTCCTTTTCCGATGAGGTCGTTTGGAACCTCCAGAACAATTGCCGTGACGTTTCGGTGACCGAAGAAGTTTTTCCGGTTTTGGAAGTGGCTGGCGTCATACCGCTTTTCTTTGTAGTACGTCTTGATCCAGCCAATGATGGCAACGGCGTCGCCAGCGAATAGATCTGGCGCCAACCCAACATAGGCACGGATGCCATTCCTGGTCTCGATCTTCTCGGTCTCACCTTCAATGAGGATTTCACCAGCGGCACTGCGAGCGGCATCCTTGCCAGTTGCTCTGCGAACCTTGTAGCTCTGAATATGGGTGTGCTCGTCACCATCCGCGTGGCGGGCATCGCCGAACTGGAGGTTGAACGTTACGTCCTCGTGCGAGTCACCATTCAGGTCGAACCGAAACGCATACAGGCCTTCCTTATGGAGAACGTCTGGCACAGACAGACCTGCATCCGGGTTGACTGTCATAGCCATCACCGTGTGACCGGGGACGCCCTCGAAGAGATAGAAATCGCAGACGTTGAGGCTCGGATCCTCTTTGGCAAGTTTTGTGTCGAAATGATGCGACATACGTAACCTCTTTCATAAAGTGATTGCAGTGAATCGAAGGGTTTAGGCGACGGAGTCGCGCCGCGAGAAGAATGGGAACGGCTCTTGAAGATGCACATCTGCCTTCGGTGACCCAAGAGCGGGAGAACCATTGAGAATGGTATCCACGACGAGATCGGAAACTTCCTCCGGGTGTCGGCCATTTTGAGCAGCGAACGTAAAACCGGAAGGCCACTGTGGATCGTAATGCAGCACGTCGGGTAGCAGACGCGAGGCCACCCGTCGGGCATATGCATCGGGATCGCCTGCCATTCCGCTCTTGCGGCTTTTTGATGCGATCGCCTTGACGATGTCTTCCATGAGCATCGCGCGATCGTCGGAGGGAGAGAGGTTGTGATACGACCTCGCCAAGCCGGCCTGTTCCGCGACAAGGGCGGCGATAAACGGCGATCCGACTCGCTGCCGCTGCCCAGTATGCAACACTCGCTCAGCCCATATATCCATCGCTCCTGAGCCGGTCAACACCTTCTTTGGTATTTCGATGATCACCGCCTTGAGAACGACACCGTCTGTTCCAGACTGTGTCGCGACGCTGCCCGCAAAGATTCGGCATCCCTGCTGTTCCAACAACGCAGCCTCCA
The nucleotide sequence above comes from Tunturibacter empetritectus. Encoded proteins:
- a CDS encoding DUF4331 family protein; the encoded protein is MSHHFDTKLAKEDPSLNVCDFYLFEGVPGHTVMAMTVNPDAGLSVPDVLHKEGLYAFRFDLNGDSHEDVTFNLQFGDARHADGDEHTHIQSYKVRRATGKDAARSAAGEILIEGETEKIETRNGIRAYVGLAPDLFAGDAVAIIGWIKTYYKEKRYDASHFQNRKNFFGHRNVTAIVLEVPNDLIGKGKVHAWATSSLYGHAPEMQVQRWGLPLYTHIFLTDTSKPELIDKFNAAGPADDVANYAGVTAEFAQNMSTYAGSVVNPSEYGKQVVSRLLPSVLPYELGTEAAFDQAAFNGRPLGDDVMDIMLQLASNTPLADGVSPDLSRTRKEFPYFGAAYTKDEQVGVVPVPRPTK
- a CDS encoding MBL fold metallo-hydrolase — encoded protein: MKFRHIFVLGLIAATGIASPDVHGSARKAGVQAPGFYRITVGEVEVTVLSDGTVPLPMDHLLTHTTPALVDQALAASFIKEPYATSVNCFLLNFGTRLVLIDTGAGLTLGPTLNHLMANLRASGYEPDQVDDIFMTHMHIDHEGGLTSNGIRAFPNAILHADDREANYWLNSENEKRASDNAARHPSDQQAKFVENNFVETRKAIQPYIDAAHFKWFHGGEEVLPGLRAISGAGHTPGHTMFALVSDGARILFWGDIVHVAEVQLTTPQTTILFDSDPIQARGERFKMLKEVGSRRDLIAGSHLPFPGVGHIRISQQGFTFLPLHFIGEPSHNK
- a CDS encoding outer membrane beta-barrel protein; this encodes MGQMTGRDDSGADRRTYTLGRYPEDQKPLLSGNALSDWGQKHRVRSFGWLDGGFTSVSNASGLVAEAPTPNRFSNQFMLDAAWVVLERSTTKALSWGFRTDFYAGSDAALLRSQNHFGPDSTRWGTEFRQAYFKLHTPILFREGIDWTAGKINIPTGVETTLSPYNQLYSRGYFWTHDGSSGTALFATAHTNSQTDIVLGTAMGYNTSFILRGRAPSYLAKLIYHPTTERKQQYLITVYTGPKPLAAASNHVGTWQTLAELQAREVWTPRFNQAFDVGYFSDPHDSANGRHNSGSQDAFVISSYELNRIAALQTRLEWFADPHGARAAVPGSYGEATAGITLRPKPWFEFRPEIRGDFSGQHSFGAADSPIRHRNELSAEFELLLKGRIF